From the Aquitalea magnusonii genome, one window contains:
- a CDS encoding BolA family protein: MISAEQVKQYIAAGLQCSHLEVEGDGHHFYATVVSPDFAGKRLIDRHRLVKEVIATRLASNEIHALSIVKAATPDEWEKLQG, encoded by the coding sequence ATGATTTCTGCCGAACAGGTCAAACAATACATTGCTGCTGGTCTGCAGTGCTCCCACCTCGAAGTGGAGGGCGATGGCCATCATTTTTACGCCACCGTGGTGTCGCCGGATTTTGCCGGCAAGCGCTTGATCGACCGTCACCGTCTGGTGAAGGAAGTGATTGCCACCCGTCTGGCCAGCAACGAAATCCACGCCCTTTCCATTGTCAAGGCCGCGACGCCGGACGAATGGGAAAAACTCCAAGGCTGA
- the murA gene encoding UDP-N-acetylglucosamine 1-carboxyvinyltransferase, with the protein MDKLRICGNGPLNGEIRVSGAKNAALPILCTSLLTADTMRFTNVPMLRDISTTQKLLQGMGVRVMTDNVHEMEITADHLDSLVAPYDLVKTMRASILVLGPTLARFGEATVSLPGGCAIGSRPVDQHIKGLVAMGAEVVIEHGYVKAKAKRLRGAHIVMDVVTVGGTENLLMAAALADGTTILENAAREPEVTDLANCLVAMGARISGIGTNRLVIEGVDKLHGCEYSIMPDRIEAGTFLVAAAMTQGHLILRNAAPRSMEAVLDKLVEAGAVVEAGDDWISLDMKRRPKAISFRTLPYPAFPTDMQAQLMTLNCIAEGAGVVTETIFENRFMHVPELNRMGARIEVEGNTAMVHGVEKLSGATVMATDLRASASLVLAGLVAQGETIVDRIYHLDRGYEYIEKKLGAVGAHIERIS; encoded by the coding sequence ATGGATAAATTGAGAATCTGCGGCAATGGTCCGCTAAATGGCGAAATCCGCGTATCCGGTGCCAAGAACGCGGCGCTGCCGATTCTGTGTACCAGCTTGCTGACTGCGGACACTATGCGCTTTACCAACGTGCCCATGTTGCGCGATATCTCCACCACCCAAAAGCTGCTGCAAGGCATGGGGGTAAGGGTGATGACCGACAATGTACACGAAATGGAAATCACCGCAGACCACCTGGATAGCCTGGTGGCACCGTATGATCTGGTGAAGACCATGCGCGCCTCCATCCTGGTGCTGGGCCCCACCCTGGCGCGTTTTGGCGAGGCGACCGTGTCCTTGCCCGGTGGCTGTGCCATTGGCAGCCGTCCAGTGGATCAGCACATCAAGGGGCTGGTGGCCATGGGGGCTGAGGTGGTCATCGAGCACGGTTATGTAAAGGCCAAAGCCAAACGCCTGCGTGGCGCGCATATCGTGATGGATGTGGTGACCGTTGGTGGTACCGAAAACCTGTTGATGGCAGCCGCGCTGGCCGATGGCACCACTATTCTGGAAAACGCCGCCCGTGAGCCGGAGGTGACTGATCTGGCCAACTGCCTGGTGGCCATGGGGGCGCGTATCAGCGGCATCGGTACCAACCGCCTGGTAATTGAAGGGGTGGACAAGCTGCATGGTTGTGAATACTCCATCATGCCTGACCGTATTGAAGCCGGTACTTTCCTGGTTGCTGCCGCCATGACGCAAGGGCATCTGATTCTGCGCAATGCGGCACCGCGCAGCATGGAGGCCGTGCTGGACAAGCTGGTGGAAGCCGGTGCGGTTGTCGAAGCGGGGGATGACTGGATTTCGCTGGACATGAAGCGCCGTCCCAAGGCCATCAGTTTCCGCACCCTGCCTTATCCGGCTTTCCCCACTGATATGCAGGCACAGCTGATGACGCTCAACTGCATTGCCGAGGGGGCCGGTGTAGTGACGGAAACCATCTTTGAAAACCGGTTCATGCATGTGCCGGAACTCAATCGCATGGGTGCGCGTATCGAGGTGGAAGGTAATACTGCTATGGTGCATGGCGTGGAGAAACTGTCGGGTGCCACCGTGATGGCAACCGATCTGCGCGCTTCTGCCAGCCTGGTGCTGGCGGGGCTGGTTGCACAAGGTGAAACCATTGTCGATCGCATCTATCACCTTGACCGTGGCTACGAATACATTGAGAAAAAACTGGGTGCGGTAGGCGCCCATATCGAGCGTATCAGCTGA
- a CDS encoding methyl-accepting chemotaxis protein has protein sequence MFTTIRNKILAGSGLLILAGFALLIGLNAYSHYQQAREQVRDNARLLSAREAGNVQRLLESSYHTVETLAEAALAVRRRQAVDGRQLVSEMTRAQLPHNPDAVGYWVIWDPDAFDGQDKKLAGTPFNDKNGRSGVYWFSKAGKTDVVWGGEGVDGNDYYALPKTSGKPVLTEPYVDDDIKILMGTLAIPLQQDGKVLGVAGVDLALGHLRELAASVKPYGSGAMRLYSNKGMLLAGPEQGLIGKADPALPPEVRQAITSGRPAEYSSADGQWHFILPVQVAGVAQPWAVGISIPPAAALAPVWAAVWQSVALSAVVLLAIVLLLGLTLSYLLRPLGRLQKAMSALAGGGGDLTRQLEIASDDEIGVAASAFNRFTGALRNMMLEVRSHAAGVSGSVRIMSQDIGQIRDSSSSQSEAANATAASIEQLSVSISLIADASKSAEQLAQEAGGMSAQVADTVHATAREIGGIADTVRGLAGLMAGLQQRSGEISSIVNVIRDIADQTNLLALNAAIEAARAGEQGRGFAVVADEVRKLAERTAQATLEIGGMIQRIQQDTRQAAGSMEGALTQVEGGVRQAEMAATSISRITDNSQRVVRTVGDIAIATAEQSSASQEIAQHIESIHNMLQQSDASVRQAYQAIETLHLLGDELEGLLARFRL, from the coding sequence ATGTTCACAACCATTAGAAACAAGATACTGGCCGGGAGTGGCCTGCTGATACTGGCGGGCTTTGCCTTGCTGATCGGGCTGAACGCCTATTCCCATTATCAGCAGGCACGTGAGCAGGTGCGCGACAATGCGCGCCTGTTGTCTGCACGGGAGGCTGGCAATGTCCAGCGGCTGTTGGAGTCTTCCTATCACACAGTGGAAACCCTGGCGGAAGCCGCGCTGGCGGTACGGCGGCGGCAGGCGGTGGATGGCCGGCAACTGGTTTCGGAAATGACGCGCGCGCAGTTACCGCATAACCCGGATGCGGTCGGTTACTGGGTGATTTGGGACCCGGATGCTTTTGATGGCCAGGACAAGAAGCTGGCCGGAACCCCCTTTAATGACAAGAATGGCCGTAGCGGGGTTTATTGGTTTAGCAAGGCAGGCAAGACCGATGTGGTGTGGGGGGGCGAAGGCGTGGATGGCAATGATTACTACGCCTTGCCAAAGACCTCGGGCAAGCCGGTATTGACCGAGCCCTATGTGGATGACGATATCAAGATACTGATGGGCACCCTGGCCATTCCCTTGCAGCAGGATGGCAAGGTGCTGGGCGTGGCGGGTGTCGACCTGGCGCTGGGTCATCTGCGCGAGCTGGCGGCCAGCGTGAAGCCCTACGGCAGTGGTGCCATGCGGCTGTATTCCAACAAGGGGATGCTGCTGGCCGGGCCGGAGCAGGGGCTGATCGGCAAGGCTGATCCAGCGCTGCCGCCTGAGGTACGGCAAGCCATCACCAGCGGCAGGCCTGCCGAATACTCTTCAGCGGACGGGCAGTGGCACTTCATCCTGCCGGTGCAGGTAGCCGGCGTTGCCCAGCCGTGGGCTGTTGGCATCAGCATTCCTCCCGCTGCAGCCTTGGCCCCGGTGTGGGCTGCCGTGTGGCAGTCTGTTGCGCTCAGCGCAGTGGTGTTGCTGGCTATTGTGCTGCTGTTGGGATTGACGCTTTCTTACCTGCTACGCCCGCTGGGACGTTTGCAAAAGGCCATGAGCGCTCTGGCAGGAGGCGGGGGAGATCTGACACGCCAACTGGAAATTGCCAGCGATGATGAAATTGGTGTGGCCGCCAGTGCCTTCAACCGCTTTACCGGCGCACTGCGCAACATGATGCTGGAGGTGCGCAGTCATGCAGCCGGGGTATCCGGCTCGGTACGTATCATGTCGCAAGATATCGGTCAGATACGGGATAGTTCATCCAGCCAGTCCGAGGCCGCCAATGCCACGGCGGCAAGCATTGAGCAATTGTCGGTTAGCATCAGCCTGATTGCCGATGCCAGCAAGTCCGCCGAGCAACTGGCGCAAGAGGCTGGCGGCATGTCAGCACAGGTGGCAGACACTGTGCATGCCACCGCGCGCGAAATCGGCGGGATTGCTGATACCGTCCGCGGCCTGGCCGGGCTGATGGCCGGGCTGCAACAGCGTTCTGGCGAGATCAGCAGCATTGTCAACGTGATACGGGATATTGCGGATCAGACCAATCTGCTGGCCCTGAACGCCGCCATCGAGGCCGCGCGCGCCGGTGAGCAAGGCCGTGGCTTTGCCGTGGTTGCCGATGAGGTGCGCAAGCTGGCCGAACGGACGGCGCAGGCCACGCTGGAGATTGGCGGCATGATCCAGCGGATACAGCAGGATACCCGGCAGGCTGCCGGCAGCATGGAAGGGGCGCTGACCCAGGTGGAAGGTGGCGTGCGGCAGGCGGAAATGGCTGCCACCTCCATCTCACGCATTACAGACAACAGCCAGCGAGTGGTACGGACGGTGGGAGACATTGCAATAGCCACCGCCGAGCAGTCCAGTGCCAGTCAGGAAATTGCCCAGCATATTGAAAGCATCCATAACATGCTGCAGCAGTCCGATGCCTCGGTGCGGCAAGCCTACCAGGCGATCGAAACCCTGCACCTGCTTGGTGACGAATTGGAGGGGCTGCTGGCGCGTTTTCGCCTGTAA
- a CDS encoding VacJ family lipoprotein: MTGTRLTLRAGLVATSLLLAGCANTPPSSALDPYESFNRSMFAFNDKADRWVIKPAAQGYHTITPAPFRTAVGNFFDNFKDVYSAANNLLQAEPEKALNDIMRVALNSTFGLFGLIDIATPAGLKNNKTSLGDTFAHWGWKSSNYLVLPFFGPSTVRDGLGLGVSLGIHGPEHLVYHNSNEAIAFYGVYGVNTRARYLDLDDSLATAAIDPYTYMRDGYLQLRAKQLGQPNPTQGDDVNIDDLVGATAPASASAPAAEAAPAQPDSSHPEASAAAHAAASAAQ; this comes from the coding sequence ATGACTGGCACGCGACTTACTCTGCGCGCTGGCCTGGTGGCAACCAGCTTGCTGCTGGCTGGCTGCGCCAACACGCCGCCGAGCTCCGCGCTCGACCCGTACGAATCGTTCAACCGCTCGATGTTTGCCTTCAATGACAAGGCAGACCGCTGGGTGATCAAGCCGGCAGCACAAGGCTATCACACCATCACGCCAGCGCCGTTCCGCACTGCCGTGGGCAACTTCTTTGACAACTTCAAGGATGTATACAGCGCGGCCAACAACCTGCTACAAGCCGAACCGGAAAAAGCACTCAACGACATCATGCGGGTTGCGCTCAACAGCACCTTCGGCTTGTTCGGGCTGATCGACATTGCCACCCCGGCGGGGCTGAAGAACAACAAAACCTCTCTGGGCGACACCTTTGCTCACTGGGGCTGGAAGAGCAGTAATTACCTGGTATTGCCATTCTTCGGCCCCAGCACGGTGCGTGACGGCCTGGGACTGGGCGTATCACTGGGTATCCATGGCCCTGAGCATCTGGTCTATCACAACAGTAACGAGGCGATTGCCTTCTACGGCGTCTACGGGGTCAATACCCGCGCCCGTTATCTGGATCTGGACGACAGTCTGGCAACGGCCGCCATCGACCCCTACACCTATATGCGGGATGGCTACCTGCAACTGCGGGCCAAGCAACTGGGACAACCCAATCCCACCCAGGGCGATGATGTCAACATCGATGATCTGGTTGGCGCCACCGCTCCTGCCTCTGCCTCGGCACCCGCAGCAGAAGCGGCACCCGCCCAGCCGGACAGCAGCCATCCGGAAGCCTCTGCGGCGGCCCATGCAGCGGCTTCCGCAGCGCAATAG
- a CDS encoding STAS domain-containing protein, giving the protein MFEETAAGQGRLSGKLDMHSSGKLLAPLTARAARAPLQLDLSGVTEADSSAVALLLACRRAAEQAGQQLLLQNWPARLSDLVELYALRALLASPQGD; this is encoded by the coding sequence ATGTTTGAGGAAACCGCTGCCGGACAGGGCCGCCTGAGCGGCAAGCTGGACATGCACAGCAGCGGCAAGCTGCTGGCCCCGCTGACAGCCCGTGCTGCGCGCGCGCCGCTGCAACTGGACCTATCCGGTGTCACCGAGGCGGACTCCTCGGCGGTTGCCCTGCTGCTGGCCTGCCGCCGCGCCGCGGAACAGGCTGGCCAGCAACTGCTATTGCAGAACTGGCCAGCCCGGCTATCCGATCTTGTTGAGCTGTATGCACTGCGTGCGCTGCTTGCCAGCCCGCAAGGAGACTGA
- a CDS encoding MlaC/ttg2D family ABC transporter substrate-binding protein encodes MKKFIASFLVLLGLSTQVLAASDNPVEQVRETSRQVMDILKQENGKNTKQIRQQVEAVAVPQFDFQRMTALAVGLGWRQATPAQQGALTQQFQNLLVRTYSTTMTRFKNAQIDIQPNATMGNSGREATVKSSVSLPGNDKGPVAVDYTLYKTAQGWKVFNVSVEGASLVTVYRNQFNQEINKSGVDGLIKMLQDKNAALPAGK; translated from the coding sequence ATGAAAAAATTCATTGCATCCTTCCTCGTCCTGCTGGGTCTGAGCACCCAGGTGCTGGCCGCCAGCGACAATCCGGTGGAGCAGGTTCGTGAAACCTCGCGCCAGGTGATGGATATCCTGAAACAGGAAAACGGCAAGAACACCAAGCAGATCCGTCAGCAGGTGGAAGCCGTTGCTGTGCCGCAGTTCGACTTCCAGCGTATGACCGCACTGGCCGTCGGCCTGGGCTGGCGTCAGGCCACGCCTGCCCAGCAAGGCGCCCTGACCCAGCAATTCCAGAACCTGCTGGTCCGCACCTACTCCACCACCATGACGCGCTTCAAGAACGCACAGATCGACATCCAGCCCAATGCCACCATGGGCAACAGCGGCCGCGAAGCCACGGTCAAGTCCTCGGTCAGCCTGCCGGGCAATGACAAGGGCCCGGTTGCCGTCGACTACACCCTGTACAAGACAGCGCAAGGCTGGAAAGTATTCAACGTCAGCGTGGAAGGTGCCAGCCTGGTCACCGTCTACCGCAATCAGTTCAATCAGGAAATCAACAAGAGTGGTGTTGATGGCCTGATCAAGATGCTGCAGGACAAGAACGCCGCCCTGCCGGCTGGCAAGTAA
- the mlaD gene encoding outer membrane lipid asymmetry maintenance protein MlaD: MKRSTIDLWVGLFVAIGIAAVVFLSLKVANLTPQSADQTYTLYADFDNIGGLKVKAPIKEAGVVVGRVAAITLDTKTYRARVTLNLEKQYTFSRDASAEILTAGLLGEQYIGLLQGGDPDELKPGEHITLTSSALVLEQLIGKFMTSFSGGNNKSSASAAQ; encoded by the coding sequence ATGAAACGCTCTACTATTGATTTGTGGGTTGGCCTGTTCGTGGCAATCGGCATTGCTGCCGTCGTATTCCTGTCGCTGAAAGTGGCCAATCTCACGCCGCAAAGCGCCGATCAGACCTACACCCTGTATGCTGACTTCGACAATATCGGCGGCCTGAAGGTAAAGGCACCGATCAAGGAAGCCGGCGTGGTGGTGGGCCGCGTGGCAGCCATTACACTGGACACCAAGACCTACCGCGCCCGCGTCACCCTGAATCTGGAGAAACAGTACACCTTCAGTCGTGATGCCAGCGCGGAAATCCTTACCGCCGGCCTGCTGGGCGAACAGTACATCGGCCTGCTGCAAGGCGGTGATCCGGATGAACTGAAACCGGGTGAGCACATTACGCTGACCTCCTCGGCCCTGGTGCTGGAGCAGTTGATCGGCAAGTTCATGACCAGCTTCAGCGGCGGCAACAACAAGAGCAGCGCTTCCGCAGCGCAATAA
- the mlaE gene encoding lipid asymmetry maintenance ABC transporter permease subunit MlaE, producing MTELLLSPLRRLGHSTINAIWRLGFISRFLLAILRYSGQSLLRFNLTIREIYFAGVMSVIIVVVSGLFVGMVLGLQGYNTLSRFGSADALGALVALSLLRELGPVLAALLFSSRAGSAMTAEIGLMKATEQLDAMSVMAVNPIARVVAPRFWAGVISMPILAAMFNVMGIFGGYLIGVVMIGLDSGTFWSQMQNNVDLHYDVVNGLIKSLCFGIVVTLIAVFEGYDATPTAAGVSAATTRTVVTSALVILAVDFVLTAFMF from the coding sequence ATGACTGAATTGCTGCTGTCGCCGCTGCGCCGACTGGGCCACAGCACCATCAACGCCATCTGGCGGCTGGGCTTCATCTCGCGCTTCCTGCTGGCCATACTGCGCTATTCCGGCCAGAGCCTGCTGCGTTTTAACCTCACCATCCGCGAAATCTACTTCGCCGGCGTGATGTCGGTGATCATCGTGGTGGTATCCGGCCTGTTTGTCGGCATGGTGCTGGGCCTGCAGGGCTACAACACCCTGTCGCGCTTTGGTTCGGCCGATGCACTGGGCGCGCTGGTGGCGCTGTCCCTGCTGCGCGAACTGGGCCCGGTTCTGGCTGCCTTGCTGTTCTCCAGCCGTGCCGGCAGTGCCATGACCGCCGAAATCGGCCTGATGAAAGCCACCGAACAACTGGATGCCATGAGCGTGATGGCGGTCAACCCCATCGCCCGCGTGGTAGCACCACGCTTCTGGGCCGGCGTCATCTCCATGCCCATCCTGGCTGCCATGTTCAATGTAATGGGCATCTTTGGCGGCTATCTGATTGGCGTGGTGATGATAGGTTTGGATTCCGGCACCTTCTGGTCGCAGATGCAGAACAATGTCGACCTGCACTACGACGTGGTCAACGGCCTGATCAAGAGCCTGTGCTTCGGCATTGTCGTCACCCTGATCGCCGTATTCGAAGGTTACGATGCCACGCCGACCGCGGCTGGCGTATCTGCCGCCACTACCCGCACGGTGGTGACCTCGGCCTTGGTTATCCTGGCGGTGGACTTCGTCCTCACCGCCTTCATGTTCTAG
- a CDS encoding ABC transporter ATP-binding protein — MSSDHFIEFRNVSFAYGERPILNNISLAIPRGKLVAIMGGSGSGKTTMLRLISGQIRPVSGQVLVDGRDLAGMNHAELFEHRRRMGMLFQFGALFTDLSVEDNVAFPIREHTRLPESMIHDLVIMKLSAVGLRGTQGLMPAELSGGMARRVALARAIALDPQLMLYDEPFTGLDPISLGVIAHLIKKLNDALGTTSIMVTHDVHKSLDIVDYVYFVSNGEIVADGTPEEIRASPSPWVHQFMWGEADGPVHFAYPASSTLQQDLGLKGSQHD; from the coding sequence GTGTCTTCAGACCATTTCATCGAATTCAGGAATGTCAGCTTCGCCTACGGCGAACGTCCCATCCTGAACAACATCAGCCTCGCCATTCCGCGTGGCAAGCTGGTCGCCATCATGGGGGGCAGCGGCAGTGGCAAAACCACAATGCTGCGCCTGATTTCCGGCCAGATTCGCCCCGTTTCCGGACAGGTGCTGGTTGATGGGCGCGATCTAGCCGGCATGAACCATGCCGAGCTGTTCGAGCATCGCCGCCGCATGGGCATGCTGTTCCAGTTTGGCGCGCTGTTTACCGACCTGTCGGTAGAAGATAATGTCGCCTTCCCCATCCGTGAGCACACCCGCCTGCCGGAAAGCATGATTCATGACCTGGTAATCATGAAACTTTCCGCCGTGGGGCTGCGCGGCACGCAGGGACTGATGCCGGCAGAACTGTCTGGCGGCATGGCACGCCGGGTGGCACTGGCCCGCGCCATTGCACTTGATCCGCAACTGATGCTGTACGATGAGCCGTTCACCGGCCTGGATCCGATCTCGCTGGGCGTGATTGCCCACCTGATCAAGAAACTCAACGATGCGCTGGGCACCACCTCCATCATGGTGACCCACGATGTACACAAATCGCTGGACATCGTCGACTACGTCTACTTTGTCTCCAATGGTGAAATTGTCGCCGACGGCACGCCGGAAGAAATCCGCGCCTCCCCGTCGCCCTGGGTACACCAGTTCATGTGGGGAGAGGCCGATGGTCCGGTCCACTTTGCCTACCCTGCCAGCAGCACGCTGCAGCAGGACCTGGGTCTGAAAGGAAGCCAGCATGACTGA
- the dapD gene encoding 2,3,4,5-tetrahydropyridine-2,6-dicarboxylate N-succinyltransferase: MHPIQALIEEAFEKRADITPATVSVELKAAISQVIDELDNGRLRVAEKVDGDWVVNQWVKKAVLLSFRIRDNVVQDDGVSRYFDKVDTKFHDWSEAHFKEAGFRVVPGAVARKGSFIAKNTVLMPSYVNIGAYVDEGTMVDTWATVGSCAQIGKNVHLSGGVGIGGVLEPLQAGPTIIEDNCFIGARSEVVEGVIVGEGSVISMGVYIGQSTKIYDRETGEVTYGRIPPGSVVVSGNLPSKDGSHSLYCAVIVKKVDAQTRSKTSINDLLRGV, translated from the coding sequence ATGCATCCGATCCAAGCATTGATCGAAGAGGCGTTCGAAAAGCGCGCCGACATCACCCCCGCCACCGTTTCGGTCGAACTGAAGGCTGCCATCAGCCAGGTTATCGACGAGTTGGATAATGGCCGCCTGCGCGTGGCCGAAAAAGTGGACGGCGACTGGGTGGTCAACCAGTGGGTGAAAAAAGCCGTGCTGCTGTCTTTCCGCATTCGCGACAACGTGGTGCAGGACGATGGCGTCAGCCGTTACTTCGACAAGGTAGACACCAAGTTCCACGACTGGAGCGAAGCCCACTTCAAGGAAGCCGGCTTCCGCGTGGTGCCGGGTGCCGTGGCACGCAAGGGCAGCTTCATTGCCAAGAACACCGTGCTGATGCCGTCCTACGTCAATATCGGTGCCTATGTGGATGAAGGCACCATGGTGGACACCTGGGCTACCGTCGGCTCCTGCGCCCAGATCGGCAAGAACGTACACCTGTCCGGCGGCGTCGGCATTGGCGGCGTACTGGAACCGCTGCAAGCAGGCCCCACCATCATTGAAGACAACTGCTTCATCGGTGCGCGCTCCGAAGTGGTGGAAGGCGTGATCGTGGGCGAAGGCTCGGTCATCTCCATGGGTGTTTACATCGGCCAGTCCACCAAGATCTACGACCGCGAAACCGGCGAAGTAACTTATGGCCGCATCCCGCCGGGCTCGGTAGTGGTATCGGGCAACCTGCCGTCCAAGGATGGCAGCCACAGCCTGTACTGCGCCGTTATCGTCAAGAAGGTGGATGCACAAACCCGCAGCAAGACCAGCATCAACGACCTGCTGCGCGGCGTGTAA